A portion of the Tolypothrix sp. NIES-4075 genome contains these proteins:
- the gnd gene encoding phosphogluconate dehydrogenase (NAD(+)-dependent, decarboxylating) yields MQMGVIGLGRMGANIVRRLLQNNHECVVFNRTPDKVKLLASEGAIGTYSLDDFVQKLDKPRAIWLMVPAGEPTEQMVKELAAKLDSGDILIDGGNSYYIDDIRRANDLMQKGIHYLDVGTSGGVWGLERGYCMMIGGSQMVVQYLDPIFKSLAPGRGDIPRTAGREKVGGTAEEGYLHCGSNGAGHFVKMVHNGIEYGLMAAYAEGLNILHHANVGKQNRVANAETTPLRNPEHYQYDLNLPDIAEVWRRGSVIASWLLDLTAIALLEQPDLSGFEGRVSDSGEGRWTIAAAIDEGTPVPVLSAALYQRFSSRGENDFADKLLSAMRFQFGGHVEQQAEIKS; encoded by the coding sequence ATGCAGATGGGAGTGATTGGTCTAGGACGTATGGGTGCGAACATTGTTCGGCGACTGCTGCAAAATAACCATGAATGTGTGGTGTTCAATCGCACACCAGATAAAGTGAAACTGCTTGCATCAGAAGGGGCGATCGGCACTTACAGCTTGGATGATTTTGTCCAGAAGCTCGATAAACCTCGTGCGATTTGGTTGATGGTGCCAGCTGGAGAACCAACCGAGCAGATGGTGAAGGAACTGGCTGCAAAACTGGATTCCGGCGACATCTTAATTGATGGCGGCAACTCTTACTACATTGACGATATTCGACGGGCAAACGATCTGATGCAAAAGGGCATTCACTACCTAGATGTGGGAACCAGTGGCGGAGTGTGGGGTTTGGAGAGGGGTTATTGCATGATGATTGGTGGATCTCAGATGGTGGTTCAGTATCTCGATCCCATTTTTAAATCATTAGCTCCCGGACGGGGTGATATTCCGCGTACTGCTGGACGGGAAAAGGTAGGCGGTACGGCTGAAGAAGGCTATCTGCACTGCGGATCGAATGGGGCGGGGCATTTTGTCAAGATGGTGCATAATGGCATCGAATATGGCTTGATGGCAGCCTACGCAGAAGGATTGAATATCTTGCATCACGCTAATGTGGGTAAGCAAAACCGTGTGGCTAATGCTGAAACGACTCCCCTCCGCAATCCTGAACACTATCAGTATGACTTGAATCTGCCTGATATTGCCGAAGTTTGGCGACGGGGCAGTGTAATTGCCTCCTGGCTACTGGATCTAACTGCGATCGCCCTCCTGGAACAACCAGACCTATCAGGCTTTGAGGGACGCGTGTCTGATTCAGGCGAAGGACGCTGGACGATCGCAGCCGCCATTGATGAAGGTACTCCTGTCCCTGTACTCAGCGCAGCCTTGTATCAACGGTTTAGCTCACGCGGCGAAAATGATTTTGCCGATAAGCTGTTGTCTGCCATGCGTTTCCAGTTTGGCGGACACGTAGAACAACAGGCGGAAATAAAATCATGA
- a CDS encoding DUF4419 domain-containing protein, translating into MTVENWQSISDRVQMMAEYDLDWWTARLMPICQEFVETASGRPSLEFWRCIYKPEPVYGVELITGWLTDLFPYITHSVTKAPSVKNPVLEIDRCELENASLSEPLFFKQITHGISPECLPLGLSQTPFQLITPDGQEHSLELLAGFIGVHQDSLQQTLQPEIGWAVRERNNNFAELLDKIQQQHSTQAPINWSEFSQNFYDAVPKNLSH; encoded by the coding sequence CTGACTGTAGAAAATTGGCAAAGTATCAGCGATCGCGTTCAAATGATGGCTGAGTATGATTTAGACTGGTGGACTGCTCGTTTAATGCCAATTTGTCAAGAATTTGTGGAAACGGCTTCAGGCAGACCATCACTAGAGTTTTGGCGCTGTATCTACAAACCTGAACCTGTTTATGGTGTTGAACTAATTACTGGCTGGTTGACAGATTTGTTCCCTTATATTACGCATTCAGTAACTAAAGCTCCCTCGGTGAAGAATCCCGTTCTGGAAATTGATCGCTGCGAACTGGAGAACGCGTCATTATCTGAACCATTATTTTTCAAACAAATTACTCATGGTATTTCTCCTGAATGCTTGCCTTTGGGACTCTCTCAAACTCCATTCCAGCTCATAACGCCAGATGGACAAGAACATTCTCTAGAACTACTTGCTGGTTTCATAGGCGTTCATCAAGACTCCTTACAGCAAACTTTACAACCCGAAATTGGCTGGGCTGTGCGTGAACGTAATAATAACTTTGCAGAGTTACTCGACAAAATTCAACAGCAGCACAGCACACAAGCGCCTATTAATTGGTCGGAATTTTCTCAAAACTTTTATGATGCAGTTCCCAAGAACCTATCCCACTAA
- a CDS encoding MetQ/NlpA family ABC transporter substrate-binding protein: protein MKVEKQRSNILLNTHHLKLTLIKKFMSIRKFLLTVLGSITASSIFASCSQQSTRYSTNNTQIISQTEQKEVIKVGVTGILSQDILKFVNNNIAAKEGLEIQVVTFNDWIQPNTALRDKVIDANFFQHRPFMNNASKELNLNLVALNTVYLNTLGLFSNKLKSVSEIPQNATVTIATGV, encoded by the coding sequence ATGAAGGTAGAGAAACAGAGGAGCAATATCTTACTCAATACTCATCATTTAAAACTTACACTAATTAAAAAATTTATGAGTATACGCAAGTTTTTATTAACAGTTTTAGGTTCCATTACTGCCTCTTCAATTTTTGCTAGTTGTAGCCAACAATCTACTCGATACTCTACTAATAATACGCAAATAATTAGCCAAACAGAGCAAAAAGAAGTAATTAAAGTTGGGGTGACTGGTATACTCTCGCAGGATATTTTGAAATTTGTGAATAACAATATAGCAGCAAAAGAAGGTTTGGAGATTCAAGTTGTTACCTTTAATGACTGGATACAACCCAACACAGCTTTGAGAGATAAGGTTATTGATGCTAATTTCTTTCAGCACAGACCTTTCATGAATAATGCTAGTAAAGAACTAAATCTAAATTTAGTAGCATTGAATACAGTTTATTTAAACACACTTGGTCTTTTTTCTAACAAGTTAAAATCAGTAAGTGAAATTCCCCAAAATGCAACTGTGACAATTGCTACTGGAGTTTAG
- a CDS encoding class I fructose-bisphosphate aldolase — MTHRVKEILSWYGSDNPGTLTNLARLLNHGKLAGTGKVVMLPVDQGFEHGPASSFAPNPPAYDPRYHFELAIAAGCNAYAAPLGFLEAGAREFAGEIPLILKANNRDVLLAESDPTQALTGSVEDALRLGCVGIGFTIYPGSAHRFEMYQQIRACAEVAKRHGLVVMIWSYARGSGLSKVGETAIDVIGYAAQIAAQLGAHIIKVKLPNEHVEQDAARKVYEQEQIAIATLSERVHHVVQCAFNGRRIVIFSGGPIDSDDAFLNEVRAIHAGHGFGSIIGRNSFQRSKPDALRLLNTIMDIYSEQSAPFRTPALT, encoded by the coding sequence ATGACTCATCGAGTAAAAGAAATTCTCAGTTGGTATGGCAGCGACAATCCCGGAACGCTGACTAATTTAGCCCGGTTGCTGAATCATGGCAAACTAGCTGGAACTGGCAAAGTCGTCATGCTGCCTGTGGATCAAGGCTTTGAGCATGGGCCAGCTAGCAGTTTTGCGCCCAATCCACCAGCCTATGATCCTCGCTATCATTTTGAGTTAGCGATCGCAGCAGGATGCAATGCCTATGCTGCACCGTTAGGATTTTTGGAAGCGGGAGCGCGAGAATTTGCAGGTGAAATTCCCCTAATTTTGAAAGCCAATAATCGCGATGTGTTACTAGCTGAGTCAGACCCAACGCAAGCACTCACTGGCAGCGTAGAGGATGCGCTGAGGTTAGGATGTGTGGGGATCGGTTTCACTATCTATCCAGGTTCAGCCCATCGGTTTGAGATGTATCAGCAGATTCGAGCCTGTGCTGAAGTAGCAAAGCGGCATGGATTGGTCGTGATGATTTGGTCTTATGCGCGGGGATCGGGTTTAAGTAAAGTCGGTGAGACAGCGATCGATGTGATTGGTTATGCGGCTCAGATTGCGGCTCAATTGGGCGCTCACATCATCAAGGTGAAACTGCCCAACGAACACGTTGAACAGGATGCAGCCCGCAAGGTGTATGAGCAAGAGCAAATTGCGATCGCAACATTATCTGAACGAGTGCATCATGTGGTGCAATGTGCCTTTAACGGACGGCGGATTGTGATTTTTTCGGGTGGGCCGATTGACAGTGATGATGCTTTCCTCAATGAAGTTCGTGCCATTCATGCCGGACATGGATTTGGTTCGATTATCGGACGCAATTCTTTCCAGCGTTCCAAGCCAGATGCACTGCGATTGCTCAACACAATCATGGATATTTACAGTGAACAGTCTGCGCCCTTTCGCACTCCTGCACTGACCTAA
- a CDS encoding transposase, with translation MPLSNCTTPANGNEREQVLPLLDKVKLKTLKRGRHSLRLKVLAADKGYDSKQQRAFLTQRGYSTPNTTRESGKKRKTLV, from the coding sequence ATGCCCCTTTCTAACTGTACGACTCCAGCCAACGGTAATGAGAGAGAGCAGGTGTTACCCCTACTTGATAAGGTAAAACTTAAAACTTTGAAGCGTGGTAGACATTCGTTACGTCTCAAGGTACTGGCTGCCGATAAAGGTTATGACTCCAAACAACAACGCGCTTTCCTTACGCAAAGGGGGTATTCGACCCCAAATACCACGCGCGAGTCTGGAAAAAAAAGAAAAACTCTCGTGTGA
- a CDS encoding type II toxin-antitoxin system RelE family toxin, whose protein sequence is MTYQVEFTKKAFKQLGKLSKDLQQKIKTKVQELADNPRHSGVVKLENSDDRYRIRIGDYRVLYEIEDDLLIVSVIRVGHRRDVYRNE, encoded by the coding sequence GTGACCTATCAAGTAGAGTTCACCAAAAAGGCATTTAAACAATTAGGCAAATTATCAAAAGACTTACAACAAAAGATAAAAACCAAAGTCCAAGAGTTAGCTGATAATCCCCGTCATAGTGGAGTTGTCAAACTGGAAAATAGCGATGATAGATATCGTATTCGTATTGGTGATTATCGTGTATTGTACGAAATTGAAGATGATTTGTTGATAGTTTCAGTTATTAGAGTTGGTCATCGTAGAGATGTTTATCGGAATGAATAA
- a CDS encoding methionine ABC transporter permease codes for MQGQELLQSLLQATSETFYMVSISTLVAIVLGLPLGLLLVMTGPGNLLDFPQVHKVLSAIVNTGRSFPFIILLVVLIPLTRLIVGTSIGSTAALVPLTLAAIPFFGRITETSILEVDKGLIEAAQAMGCNYWQIVLKVLIPEALPSLILGMTILIVSLLNSSAMAGAVGGGGLGNLAIQYGYQRFDVGVMFSTIVVLIALVQIIQFIGDLIAQRMRKR; via the coding sequence ATGCAAGGACAAGAATTACTACAAAGCTTGTTGCAAGCCACTAGTGAAACTTTTTACATGGTAAGTATATCTACCCTGGTTGCAATAGTATTAGGCTTACCTTTGGGCTTGTTGTTAGTGATGACAGGTCCTGGAAACTTGCTAGATTTTCCGCAAGTGCATAAAGTGTTGAGTGCGATCGTCAATACTGGACGCTCATTTCCTTTTATTATTCTCCTTGTCGTTTTAATACCACTAACGCGCCTAATTGTTGGCACTTCCATCGGTAGCACAGCCGCTTTAGTTCCCCTAACTCTCGCCGCCATCCCATTTTTTGGTCGCATTACTGAAACTAGCATTTTAGAAGTTGATAAGGGACTAATAGAAGCTGCCCAAGCAATGGGGTGCAATTATTGGCAAATCGTTCTCAAAGTATTGATTCCCGAAGCTTTGCCTTCACTGATATTAGGTATGACGATTCTAATTGTGAGTTTACTTAACTCTTCCGCGATGGCTGGGGCTGTGGGTGGAGGTGGATTAGGTAATTTGGCAATTCAATACGGCTACCAACGCTTCGATGTAGGGGTGATGTTTTCTACCATTGTGGTTTTGATTGCACTAGTACAAATTATTCAATTTATAGGTGATTTAATTGCACAGCGTATGAGAAAACGCTGA
- the tehA gene encoding dicarboxylate transporter/tellurite-resistance protein TehA, which produces MRKSRPKPTLLKDYRAIIPASFFGMILGLAGLGSCWRVAAKLWHLPTWIGEAIMLLTIAIWLVLLLLYVGKWLWARADALAEFEHPVLCCFIGLVPVSTMFVALAIAPYSRAIAITLFVVGAIGQLSFGVYRSGQLWMGGRKPEIITPILYLSTVAGSFVSTIVASTLGYREWGPLFFGGGLFSWLALESMIMQRLYLLEALPKPLRPTLGIQLAPPVVGCVAYLSITRGQPDAFAQFLFGYGLLQALILLRLLPWLFQQPFTASYWAFTLGIAALSLASLRLVERGMTGMMQELALLLFISANIAIGSIALGTVRLLLRGKLLS; this is translated from the coding sequence ATGAGAAAATCACGTCCAAAGCCTACCCTATTGAAAGATTATCGTGCCATCATTCCTGCTTCTTTTTTTGGCATGATTCTGGGTTTAGCAGGATTAGGTAGTTGCTGGCGAGTAGCTGCTAAACTTTGGCACTTGCCTACCTGGATTGGCGAAGCAATTATGCTGCTGACAATTGCAATTTGGCTCGTGTTGTTGCTGCTTTATGTCGGCAAATGGTTGTGGGCGAGAGCAGATGCCTTAGCTGAATTTGAGCATCCTGTTTTGTGTTGCTTTATCGGATTAGTGCCTGTGTCTACGATGTTTGTGGCGCTAGCGATCGCACCCTACTCTCGTGCGATCGCCATCACATTATTTGTTGTCGGTGCAATTGGTCAGTTAAGCTTTGGCGTGTATCGTTCCGGTCAGCTATGGATGGGAGGACGTAAGCCAGAAATAATTACACCCATTCTCTACCTCTCTACAGTCGCGGGTAGTTTTGTCAGTACGATCGTGGCTAGTACCCTCGGTTATCGAGAATGGGGCCCGTTGTTTTTTGGAGGAGGGCTGTTTTCGTGGCTAGCACTGGAGTCGATGATTATGCAGCGCCTCTACTTGTTAGAAGCGTTGCCTAAACCACTACGTCCAACGCTGGGCATTCAACTTGCCCCCCCTGTCGTTGGCTGTGTTGCTTATTTGAGTATCACCAGGGGTCAGCCCGATGCCTTTGCTCAGTTCCTCTTCGGCTATGGACTGTTGCAAGCGCTGATTCTACTGCGGCTGCTACCGTGGTTGTTTCAACAACCCTTTACAGCTTCCTACTGGGCATTCACCCTCGGCATTGCTGCCTTATCGCTGGCATCCTTGCGCCTTGTTGAACGCGGCATGACTGGAATGATGCAAGAATTGGCACTACTACTATTCATTAGCGCAAATATTGCGATCGGCAGTATTGCTCTAGGGACAGTGCGGCTCTTGCTGCGGGGCAAATTACTAAGCTAA
- a CDS encoding NAD(P)/FAD-dependent oxidoreductase: MNSSRPTVIVGAGFAGLFTALHLRHQQDLRSIILIDPQERFVFKPMLYELLTGELSEDVVCPTYKELLQGSDINFVQDKVVAIDLQEKHLKLASGSDYIYDRLVLAVGSIQGYLGTEGAQKNAFAFRTQENAIALESHLRECLQRASQTDDETQRRSLLTFAVVGAGPTGVEMAATLADLLPNWYAQLGGDIRQIRIVLINHGKTILAGDVNAGLQSEALHAFRTRTVPVELILGVGVKAVAQDHLEYQPANSTEIKTLLTQTTIWTAGTAVNPLIQNLKSQIPADRLDKHGLPLVTLTLQLLDFPEVFAAGDCADVQPQPLPALAQVAYQQGASIAHNLIALAKGASPSPAHLSLRGTLMKLGLGNGVANLFGKVQITGKLGDLIRSATYLEMLPTPLHDFKATTEWLKEETFYRYHRPKMKPETTVKQPLFG, encoded by the coding sequence ATGAATTCTTCTCGCCCTACAGTGATTGTCGGAGCAGGCTTTGCAGGTCTTTTTACAGCCTTGCATCTGCGTCATCAGCAAGACTTGCGCTCGATCATTTTGATTGATCCACAAGAACGATTTGTCTTCAAGCCAATGTTGTATGAACTATTGACAGGTGAATTGTCAGAAGATGTCGTTTGTCCGACTTATAAAGAGTTGCTGCAAGGCAGTGATATCAACTTTGTACAGGACAAAGTAGTGGCGATCGACCTGCAAGAAAAACATCTTAAGTTAGCTTCTGGCTCAGATTATATCTACGATCGTCTGGTCTTAGCTGTTGGCAGTATTCAGGGTTATTTAGGAACAGAGGGCGCACAAAAAAACGCATTTGCATTTCGGACACAAGAGAATGCGATCGCTTTGGAGAGCCACTTACGAGAATGCTTGCAACGTGCTAGCCAAACGGATGATGAAACACAACGGCGATCGCTCCTCACGTTTGCTGTCGTTGGGGCAGGCCCGACAGGGGTAGAAATGGCGGCAACCCTGGCAGATTTGTTACCCAACTGGTACGCCCAACTCGGCGGCGATATTCGTCAGATTCGCATTGTCTTAATCAATCATGGCAAGACGATTCTCGCAGGCGATGTCAACGCGGGTTTGCAGTCAGAGGCTCTCCACGCTTTCAGAACTCGAACAGTACCTGTTGAGTTGATATTAGGCGTAGGGGTGAAAGCGGTTGCTCAAGACCACTTGGAGTATCAACCTGCCAACAGCACTGAGATAAAAACGCTGTTGACTCAAACCACCATCTGGACAGCCGGGACTGCCGTGAACCCACTCATCCAAAATCTCAAGTCCCAAATTCCCGCAGATCGCCTGGATAAGCATGGGCTACCGCTTGTCACCTTAACTCTGCAACTGCTGGATTTTCCAGAAGTGTTTGCCGCAGGCGATTGCGCGGACGTGCAGCCACAACCCTTACCGGCTCTAGCTCAGGTGGCATATCAGCAAGGTGCAAGCATTGCTCACAATTTGATTGCCCTTGCTAAAGGAGCATCCCCTAGCCCAGCCCATCTGAGTCTTCGGGGTACGCTAATGAAATTGGGTTTAGGAAATGGGGTAGCAAACTTGTTTGGCAAAGTGCAGATAACTGGCAAACTTGGCGATCTAATTCGCAGTGCAACGTATTTGGAAATGCTGCCCACCCCACTGCATGACTTTAAGGCAACCACAGAATGGCTGAAGGAAGAAACTTTCTATCGCTATCACAGACCCAAAATGAAGCCAGAAACTACCGTAAAACAGCCTCTCTTCGGTTGA